The window tTTCTCGACCTCGTAATTTTCACGTATGACTTTTAAGTTTATACCGCATGAAGTAATTTGCTATCTGTAAAACCTTAATTATCATCACATAATTGTGTCTTATTGATCGCTAAGcccattaaaggggcattccacacgattttcataatttcaaatcatgtagtacataaatcgacaactccatgtacagatttgtggaatttattgtggttcttgagcagagaaacaatactttgaaaaacctaaaacaaattatactgaacagggatgatgacataggaggctacATATTTCAAATATGTAGCAGTATAATTCAATTACAATACCATACCATTCCTTGCGacttcacctgtgtataatctatgcatgccttcttcttttgttctgcttccttgagccccaattcatacattcttatggtgactttgccatgtcatcattcttttcattgcaatttgttctaaatgttgaaaatatttttattcttaatcccaattatcataaattctgaaactctgtcctcagtgtaactaatctatagttgttcaaatgcaaaaatttgaaagtcatccggaggtctcctttaagtccGTTGAAGCTTATCTCTGCCAGTCATTAAAGAGTACTACACCTGAATAATAGAAGGAAGGGCAcaagataaaaatgtaattcTTCCAATACTTAGATATACTTTTCAATAGGTCATTTCTGCTTTGGCCAATATTCTGATGGAACCTCCTCTGAATATTCCgattctttctcttttatttcttttattacctccgccaaggaaggaggttaagcgatcatcggcgttggtttgtctgtttgcaaaataactcaaaatgttGTGTACGGattgaaatgaaacttgcataaaAAGTCGATATTAGGCGCGgtcacactgacaaaagatcgagaagattGAAGTTCTtaaagatctcgaagtttttccattgtgaccgcaaacttcccgcgaaactttcCGCAAAACTTCTCACAAAACTTCCCACTCCAACTAGGGATGTTTCCCTCACCctgccaaacttctcgatcttttggtTTAGAAGTAGATGATGgatttttgtattcattattaTGATGACTTACCCATTGCCTTACCCATTGACTTACCCATTGCGATCCGCCAATGATTTTCACCTACCTCTATCTCGTActtctttttatcaaagatCTATCATTTACATTGGTCCTACCCTGTGGAATTCTCTCCCCTGTGCAATTCGTAATGCTAACTCTTTGAATACGTTTAAATCTGGTTACAAAAAAGCTCTTCTCAATAATTACAGCCAAATTTATTAAGGTAAGGAGTATGTTTTTTATCCCCTATGTTCCGAGACATCCtgtattattgtcattttatgttttgctttgtcttgtcttgtcctGTTCTAACGTTTTTACTTTCATTGGAACACATTATAtataattgaaattgaatgaattatTCTAGGTCAGCTATAAATAAGGGACAtctcctttctggctgctacctGCCATAGCATATTTGTTAACTATAGATTGTCGGTAATCTCACGTAAAACGATGATGTACCAACGCTACTTGAAATCGTTTACCCAATTCGCGTTGACCCTAATAATAGTATTATGTAGACAAGAAGCTATTTTGACGTGTAGCTTACAGTAATATAacgtccacacacacacacacacacacacacacacacaaaatccttTACTTCTTTCACAGGTTATCATTCTCCTTCATATCCATCTAAAAGTCGAACATCTTGTGCACATGAGTAATGACTATCACGTCGGCATCCTGACGACAAGACTAGGTAAATGGCACTCATTCATGAGTCCTCAAGTCGATTTGATCAGCGCAACGAGTTCAGAGAGGCCACTCAACGGTCAGAAAACAGGAGCATGATTAAATTACACGGTGTTACAATTACGTGTTCTCTTATTTCTCTTCTATCAAGATCTTGGCCCGAGGCACCGAGTCGTTGGTGGCgctgtttctttcattttcgtctCAATCCTTGTGATTGCTTCGATTATCGTATCGGTTCATGGACTCTTTCGCATGTTTGGAAAGAAGCATCAAGTACTACAGatgatctctttcttttcctacTGGCTCACCCTCTCCTCACCGACCTTCATCGTTTTCTATTCCCACCTGGTTTCATACTCAAAGGGTAAGTGATGAATAACAAATGTGAAGGAACATTGTTATATAGGCACATAGGATCTATCATTCCTTTTGAATTTAAACAATAACCATTCCATTACCTCAGTCTCAGATTATCATAACGCATAGTATGAATATCATCGAAGAAAAAAGAATCTTCCTCTTATCTCTGCTATCTGCTCTTCCATTGTTACATACCAGGTGAGTTATCAGGTAATATTGTGCTATGATATCGCGAATACCCgtataatacattgtagcttTCTTCCCTTACAGACTGATTCGATTTCAGCACGCTATGTCTTTGTGACCTATTCAGTTTGGAGAGACAGTTTGTACACATCAGTTTAAATGCTTTAATGTAGACAATGCAGAGTCCGAATGAAATATATACACAAAACGTAGAATACCATTCTGTCTACAAATTTACTGTTCGACCCCTGATAGGCGGCCAATACCCGACTGATGTCCACAAGATCGGGGTCAAGCAGAGTGACTGGTACCCTATACTGCATCAGGATTACGTTACCCGACGACTCCAGTACGTCTGTACAGCAGCCGTCAACAAAGAGCGAGGACCACGACGCTGGCTCGCTGTCCTCCTCATCTGGATAGCTATCAACATCGGATTCGAAGTGACCTTTATCATCCTCTCTCACCGTGAGGGGTTGGATACATTCGCGTCCATTGCGTCCATCTTTATGTGGTACCATTTTGGCATCTTTTGCAGTCTCCTATCTGTAATGAGAAAGTCTTTCGAGCAAGAGCTGGAAATCAACCTCACATTCATCCATCGTAACAAAGACTGGTAATTGCAGTGACTACCTACATTGGTCCTACATGACAAACAAGACACGTAAAACACTGAGTACAGTATAAGTCATGTACATCTCTGGGATGTAGCTGGATTACAACATTAAGTTATATGCAAAAAACAATATTGGATGTTGCTGTTTGTAGACATTGGAACCACAGTAGTTTCAACTAAGCCAGATATCAAGGTGATTCGTATAGTTTTGAAggtacatttaaatgaaataactgTAAAAGAGGGATGAAAACAATGCAACGTGTCTTCTCATTTCGACATTGATATTCGTATCGGTGTCAATCCGACCCACTGAACAATTGCTGAATTGAAATAGATGTATTTGTTAGGTTTGtgagaaaattaaagaaaactaagaccccgtttaaaCATTGATTTTTGATGTAAACGCACGAAAATCGAGATGGAGTACCAAAAGCGAGGCCGGCCCGAGACGAGTCTTTTGTCGATCTTAACGAAAGCGGACCCGAATGTCCGGCCAATTAAAGCCACTCGGATGTGCTATATAGAGAGAAAGATGCTATGCCTACATGTGTGAAGAGGGTCACTACGTAATGTATGCGAAAGGAAACTTCGCCGGGCGCTGCTCGACAAGGCAGTGTAAACGTACGAAATTCTGGGCCGAGTACCGCAACGTATGCTGTTACAGGGATCTAGTGAGCCAGAGGACGATATAAATAAACAATATTGgtttacacaaacacacagatacaTATTTTCCAGGCCATTTTCGTCAtcttttcattgaatttctACTAGCGAAGTTTGCTGCGTTCACATCCTAGTTTCAGATTCTctaaattgtcattattattcggttttcctttttttttatatttagaatagtatcaaaatcaaacatttgatttttgatttatctttatttcttccgttttattttcacagagTAGCCCTTTCAGTTAAAAGAAACATTATTTACAAAGGAGCCCTGcataaaaatacacaataaataCAAAGTTACATACAACAGtacagtaaataaaaaaaaataatacacaaGGCTTACAAATtcaatacacaataaaaaaaaagtataatatgataatacatttcagacaaaacatatttcacaaaaaagcTCGGAAGCTCACATAATACATCACAAGGGCCTATTACGATACCCGTCCGGCTGACACATAAACTGCCAAATCAGTGAGTTGCCCGTGCGAACTTCTCGAGATCTATAAAAGAACGGTGCACCCCCACCCCCGTCAACTGTTATTGAAATTCTTTTCTGCCGCTTGTTAGCTTGTTAGGGATGCTGGAATCAAATCCCTTAAttttataaacaaaatgaattgaatacCAACACACACCACAACCACCATGCATCAACAGCCCAAGGCCTACACTACTCCGAGCAAGGTAAACATGCTTACAACGAAACGGAGTCATCGACGTAGAATTATTAGCCACAACAATAtcaggacaagtccaccttcatatacatgtggagtgagtaaatgcaacaatattagtagaacacatcagtgaaagtttggggaaaatctgacaatctgttccaaaataatgactttttaaagtatctactggatgagaagactattacagtgtatgatgtcacatgcgtacaacgatatgaagaaaataaaaagagaatttctcaaaactttagtttttgaaaaaagtgcacatttcttcaacttgttaaTGATGTATGTTAAAGGGCAATAatatttcccctgccttctgaaagaggtaagtcaggtgttcttttgttatgcgagaaaagtggaaatatgttgaattttctttatactttctttatatcgttgtacacatgtgacatcacaagctatagtagtcttctcattcagccgtgactgtgcagaaacttcaaaaattcataacttttgaacgaattgtccggttttcctcaaactctctctggtgtgttctattaatattgcagcattcactcaacccacatacCAATGaatgtgaacttgtcctttaagcaatGTTAGCATTTTATGCAAAACTTAAACACCGGAAATCCTTCTATTTCGTAGGTTTGTAATTATCATGGCTATTCTTTGATTGTTAATTCTGCAGCATCGACTGGTGTCGGGCTCGTATGTTCGAAACTTACCGAGACTTGCGCCTCTTCAACCGCGCCGTCCACCGCTGGATGCTCGTATGTACGAACCTCTGTCTCATGGGGATAGCCCTGCATGTGTCATGGAACTACCTGTGTCTCAGCGACACACTCTCCGAAGCCGACATCGGCAAGGCGATCAATCTCGACCTGCTCATCCTTTCGGAAAAGGGTTTGATCTTCTGCCTACCGGTAGCGGCTCTGCACAGCTTCACGGACTTGAATTACCTCCTGGCACACTTCCGACTCGCACTGTCCAGGCAACGTCGTCAGGGCAACGAGTTCTTCTGGGACGCGTTGATTCGATACTTGGACACGCTGCGCTACGGAAACTCTCGGGGTAGCACTCACTTGAAGACGTTACTCACCATTTTCTCCGTCTACATCGGGCTTCAATTGGGTTGGCAAGACTGGAACTACCATGGCTTCGCAGGTATCACTACTACATCTGTTCCTTCTTCCGCGGTACCTACAACAGAGTAGATGAGTCGTCGAGTTACATATTAAGACATTTAAAGTCCATATTATTTAAACTGCTTTGTCTTTAGTAAAAGCCTCAATTGTTTGTTGCACATTTACCCATTTCCATGATCGGTTGAATGCCCGCTTCTGATTCCAAATGTGTAAATTATTAATAGGTTGTTAATCAGCAAAAGGCGATTAAGCGTTTTTATACAATAATTTTCTCAATGATTTTAGACATAGTTTGTAATACAGATATAGGTGTGTGATTTCTTACCAATAAGGAATTTTAATGGGAATGGCATCAACTTTCAAAATGCACCTTTGAAAGCGACGTGTTAAAGATATGAGCTACAGCATGTGAGGGACTGCAATGTAATAATTTGTTTCAGTAAATGAACACTAATTGTCTTATTCCGTCGTCCCGTCTCGTTCATTTcgtttcaggtttttttttttcttcaggtttTGGACAGTAgttacaatttcatgataacaAGTATACGGGGTGAGAAATGAGGACTTTTTCAAGGGCAACcctatgtacatacataattgGTAAAatgggagttttttttttgatattatatatatattattcatattatatacattaacgggccgttaacgatcgccccgtcactgtacaggcatgctaagctggaaacattaaactgtacattacttgaatatgagactattctgaagcaaataattttcatacaacaatagatataatgtactcttaaaggacaagtccaccttcatatacataagggttgagagaatgcagcaatattagtacaacacatcagtgaaagtttgaggaaagttggacaatccgttcaaaagttacgaatattttaagtatctgcgcagtaactgctggaagagaagactactacagtgtatgatgtcacatgcgtacaactatataaggaaaataaaaagagaatttcacaaaactttactttttgaataaagtgcacatttcttcgacctgctactgacgtatgttaatggtaatatcattccccctgccttttgaaagagagaagttgagtgttcttttgttatgctagaaaaatggaaatatgttgaattttctttattctttctttatattgttgtactcatgtgacatcacaagctatagtagtcttttcatccagccgtgactgagcagaaacttcaaaaattcataacttttcaacggattgtccgattttgctcaaactctcactgatgtgttctactaatattgctgcattcactccaccctcatgtctatgaaggtgaacttgtcctttaattgaatcccacaaggattggaacaatcatccccctgcattcccactgattcccactaatcagttactagccatcccctttaaaaattgacaaaattggctaaaatgtaacgatttctttttatttcttacagaaaatataaagtattttGCGTACAAATAAACCACGTTGTAACATTTTGGATTTTTCTGTAGAACCAAGTATAAAGGAACTTCTAGTAATTTGAGTTTGATTCTGTAATTTAATTTCTTGTATTTGAGAAATAAAACTTTGGGTAACAAACCTTTGAGATTTGCTGATTGGtagtgatgagtgttgttgttACCTACTCGTATCTTTTTCAAGAGACTATGACCAATTATCCGTAAAATAATATCATCTTTGTAAGTTTTAATTTCATTGAGTAATGTTCTACGTGACTACCATATTACCGATGTTGATTGGTATCAATATAAAGTTtaccatatgaaaaaaaaaccccacctaAGTCTGCGGttattttggctcataattgctCGCTTTATGCAATTTATCGAGGGCTGATGTTGAACACAAAATATCCTTTTAATCCAATTTTGCTTATTCGATTTAATATTTTCAGATTGACAAGGGGTCATTATCGAATTGATTGGCATAACATTTTGcgttattttcataaaaaaaatgcatctttcCATACTTTCTCAGGGAAGTATCGTAAAGCCTAATTAACGAATTTATGTTGTTTCCATAAGGGTACGCTCTCTGAGACTTTGTCCAACAAGTGTGTTGCATTTATTCTGATTAAATGGTGATAGTAAATGTCAAAGTGGTCACATAtgtcataacaaaatataacattcttacatttttgtttattatgttAGAAGATATGTTGTCGATAAGAGTTGCCGTGTATCTGGTATCTTGTGTGCTGATACGTGACCAAAATGAATACGTTGCTGATAACCTAAATAATCTCGTTTAAAAGTACAAGTAGAGTttgaaatattgatattgaaagAGTTTCGAGAGTCTAGCGTATTGTCTACTATATTTCAGAGTGAAGCCAGAGTACCTAGACCACTGGGAGTGAAATGCCTATCTGCTGTAGAAGTAACGAGTCCAGAACGAAAAAGCACGTAGAAGAGAAGACGTTCTGAATGTTTAGGTTAGATTTCTGTATGATATATTTTCCTGGGAGCAGAATCTTATCACCGTCATCTAGCTAGCCCGGTATATGGGTAGTGTTCGTCACCGATATTTATGGAACATGCAGGACCAGGAACTAGAGATGTAACTTTAATCTGGTTAGACAAAAATGGTACGACAGGGAATACCATAGGGGCTTACAGCACTGAATAATTGAATTGTTCAAGTAATAACCTTTGCAGTTCCACCAGTCATGGCCGTCCATGGAATGACGTGTTCGCAAAAGTCCTTTGCTTTTTCGTCTGCTCTCCTATTTTCTCTTTGACCTTCATTGTGTTACGTCTTTGTGATCCTTCTATCTTCcttaactgtgtgtgtgtgtgtgtgtgtgtgtgtgtactgttgTTCGGTCACTATTCTATTTTTGTACATACCGCTCCTTAAGTAGTATCTTTGTAGTATagcatttatttcatcttaAGTATGTATGTCTTATATACTTTAAAAAGTACTATACTTTATCATGATTTTCATGTACCTGCAACACATAAGTCGTAAAATACTCCAACTGTAAATGGAAAATTGGGATATGTAATATGattgtgacattttgtttttctagtgATCTACGTTTTAGAAGTTACGCATTTCAGTAgatcactttcattgatattACTTTGGTCTACAGTGtaaagtatgcattgtttctATTCATTCGATCATATACTGTCAGGTGAGAATGAAAGGGCGTtcagttgccactaaacccatagtgttcgagataACTTAAAGCCCTTCACATTCTCAACTGACGATATATTGTGTAAAAACCTCATGATCTACATTGCTTGTAAATCAACATTTCAACAATATATGATTAATTGATGCATGGTTCGTATTTTGTACATATATTAACTTTCcgttgaatggaaataaaatcacaatgacatgaaagtgaattgaattgacataGGCCTGCACACTTTTTCAGACCTCAACGTTTAAACTGCTTTTCtgattatttcttcttttaaacatttattttgcatttattATGTTACCCACGTATAGCCATTACTTTCGCATTATACGATACTTTATTATGCGCCATACCCGCGTAGTCTGTTGGAAAAACGGCGGAGAGATGACAACCCCAATCTTTGAAGCAAATTAAAATTTCGAAGGAGAAGAGAGGCCGAGGGGGCAAACAAATCATCATACTATACCCCCAGCgtcgttagaaaaaaaaaaaacaacacccagCTACACATGAAATTGTGAGTAAAAGTTTGACGATTTGTGGTGACGATTTGAATACTATAAAGGTAAATGACATTTTGTCGATTTACATGATTTGTTGTCCGTGTGGTCTCCTTAGCGTATATTTATGTAACGGCTAGTAA of the Diadema setosum chromosome 16, eeDiaSeto1, whole genome shotgun sequence genome contains:
- the LOC140239966 gene encoding uncharacterized protein — its product is MSEVTRWSHLMEWNFQLVAIYQGQKINSKPRCDRCLREEKFPDARDNDSIPTRATCPNQTGCYSDDVNSYPVMDYPIPISRETCCAFYHDDGDDDDNGLREVLLPVDTFCDLTDSDMPKTKEIKDVANRLCPCEPNISTTRTDAAVDKGRSSRHRTDALLGSKGYTDNDISTNINYEQETDVGHNPMLLDSGYATRRQPSASEASCGVCESLVWDGDARPIRSAENEDLGPRHRVVGGAVSFIFVSILVIASIIVSVHGLFRMFGKKHQVLQMISFFSYWLTLSSPTFIVFYSHLVSYSKGGQYPTDVHKIGVKQSDWYPILHQDYVTRRLQYVCTAAVNKERGPRRWLAVLLIWIAINIGFEVTFIILSHREGLDTFASIASIFMWYHFGIFCSLLSVMRKSFEQELEINLTFIHRNKDCIDWCRARMFETYRDLRLFNRAVHRWMLVCTNLCLMGIALHVSWNYLCLSDTLSEADIGKAINLDLLILSEKGLIFCLPVAALHSFTDLNYLLAHFRLALSRQRRQGNEFFWDALIRYLDTLRYGNSRGSTHLKTLLTIFSVYIGLQLGWQDWNYHGFAGITTTSVPSSAVPTTE